CCAGAAACATTCTGACGTAGCGGGACTTCTCGATAAAATATCCATCGTAATACTGCCGCGCATGAACGCGGATGGTACCAAGATCCACCAGCGAGGTACCAGCATTATATCCGGAGACACCTGGGAGACTGGACTTCCTGATTTCTTCGAGTCTTCAGGCCCTGGCGGCGGAATGAGCCAGTACGGCGGCGGCCTCATGGGCGGTTATGACCAGAACAGGGACAGCGTGTGGCTCGGCGCTCCCGCCGCCCGCGCACATGCGCGGGTACTTGCCGAATATGCCCCTGAATTTTGTCTTGACGCACATGAATATGAATGCAATGGTTACTACGGCCTTCCGTCAAAAATAACCTCCGGTGACAGCTTTGTGTATGAAACAGATCCTGACAATGGCGGCAGGCTTGTGCTAAAAGACGACGGCGGGACGCTCTGCTACTATAAGGAACAGATCACGACGCAGTGGGGCAACCACCTGCTGATACCTGAAGCACTTAGAACTTCTTCCGAAGTCATTCAGCAGAAGATTGCGAATGGGCTGCAGAAGCCGAGCAACCCCAGCGGTTCTTTCTTCTGGGCGCCATATGTGGATACGCGCGGATATGGGCTTGCCATCGGAGAAGACGGTAAATCAACAGGCGGCCTGGTTTCCCTTAACTCCATACCGGCTGGAGAACAGCGTGATGCCGTAAAGAAATGGTCCGATGCCAACGGTAACGTGCCGGAACTTGGCGCCTATCAAGAATCCATAGAGGGTGGGTTTGATCCCTCCATTGCGCGTAACAGCATGGGGCTGACGGGAGCGATTAGTTTCCTCGTCGAATCCAGAAGCGCGGGAGGCCGCTGGGAATTCGCAAGGCGCACCATGGGGCAGTACCTTACCGTCCTCTATTATCTGAAAGCAATAACTGATGACCTCGATAATTATAGCGCTGAGGTTAAAGAGGCCAGAGCTGAGATCCTTGCCGGCGGTAAGGCCGAAAATATTGGCAAAGAAAAATATATGATGACGATCCGTCAGGACTACGACACGGTAGACTATTCTGATGTAGTCACACAGGGCGTATACTATCACGACGGAAGCTCAGAGGACATCTTTGGCCTTCGCAAAAACTCGCGTTTTGGAATGAAGCCGACATTTGAATGCCTGCGACCCTACGCCTACATCATAGACGGTAGCTATTCAATGGCAGACACCATAGCGTTCAGGATGAGCAACCTCGGCGTAAAGTTTGAACGACTTACCGCTCCTGTCAGTCTTGACGTAGAAGCCTATACTATAACGAATATGGGCAAGCTCAGCAGTTTTGGTGCGAGCTGCAAGATCGAGGGCGTGAATAAGGCGGAAAAAGTCGTTTCGTTCCCCACCGGAAGTTACGTAGTCTATATGGAACAGCCGATGGCAAACTATGCGGCGGTCCTCCTTGAGCCGATGTCAATGCGTTCATGGTCAGGCAAGGATGTCAAAAATAATGAGACGCGGCTTGGCAAAGAAGCACCATTCTACCGCTACATGAAAACGGAGAAGATTGCCGATACCGAATCCGTCGAGGTTGTGACGCTTGACTTTACGGACTTTTTTGTTTACGACATCATTCCTTTCTCCGTGGCGGAGACGGAAAATGTCCGCGCAAAAACGATGGATTCCGTATTTGGGGAAACTGTCAGCGTATACGGCCTTGCTCCCAAGTCTGACATCAAGGCGTACCTGCCCTCGGATGGAGACACCAGAAACTGGTTTGTGTACGATGCAACTACAAAATCTTACGGGCAAAAAAATATCACATTTGACGAAGAAATGAACAGGAACTATATAACGATCCCCGCAAAAGATTTTATTGACGCGGGAGACGGATATTACACTGTAAACGTAGCGGTAACCCCCGCAGGGACGCAGCCTGTCAGTAGCTCGTCGTCAGGCTGCAACGCAGGAGCTGCTCATATCATGATCTTGATTGGAGTGTCGGTCGTGCTGTTTGTAGGAAAGAAAAAGGGATAATCCAACTAAAAGCGCCGAAATGTGGCCTTGATAAGCTTCATTCCGGCGCTTTTTATGCATAAGGCGTGCGGTCTCAAAACGAAGCTGATTTCCTGCGTCGGGACTGCGGAATGTCGAACGGCTGCGATCGTTATATCACAAAAACTGGTTTTGATTGAACTGGTATTGATTTTTCAAGGTTTTAGCTGTTTTATTGATGTGCGAAGTTTCAGTTGTATAATAAATCGTGGCAGGATAATTACGGCAAATAATTTTTGGAGGGTGGTCCGCCATGAATACATCTGAGGCAAAAAAGACGAGCAACAGAAAACTTGGAGAAAGTATCTGCAAGGCTCTGGAGGCGCGCGGATTCTCCGCGCAGTACGCCGAAAACGCGGAGGCCGCCTGCGAGCGCGCGCTGGAATTGATTGAAGACGGCGCCAGCGTGGGCATTCCCGGAACGGTTACAGTGCGTGAGATCGGGCTGCCGGAGAGGCTTG
The window above is part of the Cloacibacillus evryensis DSM 19522 genome. Proteins encoded here:
- a CDS encoding M14 family zinc carboxypeptidase; amino-acid sequence: MQSKRFLKNVQTAIIVAFVICSLSFIAIASNSKGKPASESEVGGSWSVDMSKLENLWFADQNWDGKSLKEYSSKVKAHFADPDASEFGDHPDFTAEMRANENDPEGTVKILTNAQMNSYLESLPKDNMTIRYIGDYPSGMRMPLLVFSSPKLDDPSGEKLRALNKPIFYLRAQVHGNEVASTAGAIMLAQRLCQKHSDVAGLLDKISIVILPRMNADGTKIHQRGTSIISGDTWETGLPDFFESSGPGGGMSQYGGGLMGGYDQNRDSVWLGAPAARAHARVLAEYAPEFCLDAHEYECNGYYGLPSKITSGDSFVYETDPDNGGRLVLKDDGGTLCYYKEQITTQWGNHLLIPEALRTSSEVIQQKIANGLQKPSNPSGSFFWAPYVDTRGYGLAIGEDGKSTGGLVSLNSIPAGEQRDAVKKWSDANGNVPELGAYQESIEGGFDPSIARNSMGLTGAISFLVESRSAGGRWEFARRTMGQYLTVLYYLKAITDDLDNYSAEVKEARAEILAGGKAENIGKEKYMMTIRQDYDTVDYSDVVTQGVYYHDGSSEDIFGLRKNSRFGMKPTFECLRPYAYIIDGSYSMADTIAFRMSNLGVKFERLTAPVSLDVEAYTITNMGKLSSFGASCKIEGVNKAEKVVSFPTGSYVVYMEQPMANYAAVLLEPMSMRSWSGKDVKNNETRLGKEAPFYRYMKTEKIADTESVEVVTLDFTDFFVYDIIPFSVAETENVRAKTMDSVFGETVSVYGLAPKSDIKAYLPSDGDTRNWFVYDATTKSYGQKNITFDEEMNRNYITIPAKDFIDAGDGYYTVNVAVTPAGTQPVSSSSSGCNAGAAHIMILIGVSVVLFVGKKKG